From one Dermacentor silvarum isolate Dsil-2018 chromosome 3, BIME_Dsil_1.4, whole genome shotgun sequence genomic stretch:
- the LOC119444302 gene encoding uncharacterized protein LOC119444302, giving the protein MHQTTQEANTNRVPSQIHRGAARKEEQKQLLGSNRDTALTRLQKLVKRLSMNEGLLGRYDAVIRQYLELGHAELAPQNVPVHRATYYMPHRQVIREESLTTKLRFVFDALSHAQGFPSLNDCLDKGVNLNPELLQVLLRFPWFPVAINSDIEKAFLQIEIQETDRDAFRFLWFDAIPVSQDNNIVEWRMTLVPFRSTSSPFLLMATIHHHLDNACKDKTLAFILKKSFYVDDLLVGAETFEDGLSIYD; this is encoded by the coding sequence atgcaccAGACCACGCAAGAGGCAAACACCAACCGCGTTCCCTCCCAGATACACCGTGGCGCTGCCAGGAAGGAAGAGCAGAAACAGCTACTTGGAAGCAACCGGGATACCGCGCTCACACGTCTACAAAAACTGGTAAAGAGGCTATCGATGAATGAAGGATTATTGGGGCGATACGACGCAGTCATCCGACAATACCTGGAGCTAGGACACGCTGAACTGGCACCTCAGAATGTTCCTGTTCATCGTGCCACCTATTATATGCCACATCGGCAAGTTATACGAGAGGAATCGCTGACCACCAAGCTCCGGTTCGTGTTTGACGCATTGTCACACGCTCAAGGCTTTCCATCACTCAATGACTGTCTGGATAAAGGGGTGAACCTCAATCCAGAGTTACTACAAGTGCTACTTCGCTTTCCGTGGTTTCCGGTCGCCATCAACTCGGATATCGAGAAGGCATTCTTGCAAATAGAGATACAAGAGACCGACCGAGATGCATTCCGGTTTCTCTGGTTTGATGCCATTCCCGTCAGCCAGGACAATAACATTGTCGAATGGCGCATGACCCTGGTTCCATTTCGATCAACATCAAGCCCGTTCTTGCTCATGGCCACTATTCATCACCACTTGGACAACGCTTGTAAGGACAAAACACTTGCTTTTATTTTGAAGAAGTCCTTTTATGTAGACGATTTACTGGTGGGTGCGGAGACATTCGAAGATGGCCTG